Part of the Methanobacterium sp. genome, ACTTTATCGCTGGACACAACAAGATAATCCCACCTGTTACACCTTTTTATATATTTATTTAAACTTTCTTCCGTTGTAAAGTCTCCTGGCACATCTATTCCTAGTGTTTTAAGGGGAGTCCCGTGCATGGTTTGGATTTCAACTGCACCTTTCCGTTTATTGTAAAAGTCAGGGAAGTTAACGTTATTTACAAAGTATTTAGCAGTGGCCATGTAGTAAAAGTATTTTAGAGATCTAAAACGTACTTTTTTTCCATTTCCTTTGATTTTCATGCTTTCGTCGAAGAATGCCCAGATACAGTCATATTCAGGATGATTTTTATCTATGTATTCGTATAGGTAGCGGGGATTACAGTTGTATTTATTGGTCCAATAGGATTCGAACACTATTCTTTTTTTATTTATTGGTAAAAGTCGCATTAGTGGATAAATGTATCTTTCTAAAGCTTCTCTTTTTCTAGTTGTATTGGCTTCCCGTGACCAAATTAAACTTACTTTTAAGCCTAAAAAACCATTAGAATTGATAAGTTTGTACTTATGTGTTTTAAAAATTTTATTTTTAAATTTACTGCTAGTCAGTGTTATTTTGTGAGATATGACATTATCTGGTTTAACATGGTAATCTACATAGAATTCCCAATCATCGCTAATGAATAAATTGTTATTTAATTCATCTTTAGTTTTAACAATAAACGTATTCTTTAAAACATTTTTGGTCTCTTCTATACTTTTTTCGCCAATAGAAATGGTAGTACCATATTTTTTAGAAACACACCTTAATTTTGAATCTATCACTACTTGTTTACCTAAGCTGCTTTTATTTAAACATGCGGAGAGTTTTAAAATATTATTTTCCCAATTATATGATTTTAAGTAGGTTTTAGCGCTGTGCTTTATTAGGTTAATATCTCCTGATTCAGAAATGTGTAAATGTAGTAGATAGTTTCCATAGATCTTCTTTTTATTAATTTTATTTCCAGTTAAAGATAATCTCTGGTCGTTTTTATAATATTCTACAAAGTATTTCCAATCCTTTAAATTTTTTATTAGATTATTGGGAATTATTGCAGTAAATCCTGTCGCATTTGGAAATTTGTCGAGTATTAGCTTGTTGAATTTAAAATCACGATTAATTTTTACATAAACTGGCATTTTTTCTCTTTTATAAAGCATTAATTCATTTTTTGATTTTTTATCGTCAAACCAGCCTTCAAGGTATAGATTGTTATCCTTAAAATAAGATTTAGTAATTCCGGAATGTTGTTCTTTTATAAAAAAGCACAAGTCTCCCTTAGCATTGTATTTAACTATAACTTTATTGTAAATAGCTAGATAGGGTTCTAGTTGGGATTCTATATTTGGGCTTCCTAAAATTATGTCCCTGTTTATTCCTGGCATTTGAAGGTTTATTATAAGTTTATATTTACCAGATCCTAGTTTTAGAAATTTAGGGTCATTTAAATCAATTTTTATATT contains:
- a CDS encoding CDP-glycerol glycerophosphotransferase family protein gives rise to the protein NIKIDLNDPKFLKLGSGKYKLIINLQMPGINRDIILGSPNIESQLEPYLAIYNKVIVKYNAKGDLCFFIKEQHSGITKSYFKDNNLYLEGWFDDKKSKNELMLYKREKMPVYVKINRDFKFNKLILDKFPNATGFTAIIPNNLIKNLKDWKYFVEYYKNDQRLSLTGNKINKKKIYGNYLLHLHISESGDINLIKHSAKTYLKSYNWENNILKLSACLNKSSLGKQVVIDSKLRCVSKKYGTTISIGEKSIEETKNVLKNTFIVKTKDELNNNLFISDDWEFYVDYHVKPDNVISHKITLTSSKFKNKIFKTHKYKLINSNGFLGLKVSLIWSREANTTRKREALERYIYPLMRLLPINKKRIVFESYWTNKYNCNPRYLYEYIDKNHPEYDCIWAFFDESMKIKGNGKKVRFRSLKYFYYMATAKYFVNNVNFPDFYNKRKGAVEIQTMHGTPLKTLGIDVPGDFTTEESLNKYIKRCNRWDYLVVSSDKVADITKQCFMFEKEFLKSGYPRIDEIFMLNTPKTINKIKKELNIPENKKVILYAPTWRVKNKFDLMLDFKTMKEKLGDEYILLLRAHPLSAKGLKRELLNDFVIDVTGYNSIEELYIISDVMITDYSSAMFDYGVLDKPMIFFTYDLDLYKNNLRGFYLNFEEEAPGPIVSTSNEVIEELLKLDSIKSRYRDKINAFYKNYCQYEKGNACKNIFDTVFDKNNNPHKEENVSPNIFDDILKEQT